From the genome of Malus domestica chromosome 04, GDT2T_hap1, one region includes:
- the ABI3L3 gene encoding B3 domain-containing transcription repressor VAL2-like isoform X3, with amino-acid sequence MERRTCMNAACGTSTSIEWKRGWALRSGGFANLCIKCWSVYEQSIYCDVYHSEESGWRECGVCGKHLHCGCIASTLLLDLLDGGGVKCIKCAKDSGPHPISSDEKPDGLGTSKISEPQSNITANQLDGRDVEKLKLVQLGNNKDSNGLMNLLQLRNNNTNGLMLKLKHDDVPPPGGEIGGACFSNFNQAPHGSSDASKAEVFKANLGINNLYESLPHTNLSMTLGSPLGKANPFPSAIVDEREHSKTSSPLPLGVRPQHLFPKPPKLALSTGLEEKSTMVSHVRVARPPAEGRGRNQLLPRYWPRITDQELQQISGDSNSTIVPLFEKMLSASDAGRIGRLVLPKACAEAYFPPISQPEGLPLRIQDVKGKEWMFQFRFWPNNNSRMYVLEGVTPCIQSMQLQAGDTVTFSRMDPEGKLIMGFRKASNTVAMQSFKGSMDPHLNALSKHLTTSSGDISWNKTEKQEGRTREGLLLPSLVPERKRTRNIGSKSKRLLIDNQDALELKLTWEEAQDLLRPPPASKPSTVVIEDLEFEEYEEPPVFGKRSIFTVRSTGEQEQWVQCDSCSKWRRLPADALLSSKWICADNAWDRSRSSCSMPDELSPRELENFLRMSKELKKRRIAADPRPTPEHEASGLDALANAAILGDSVADPEAALVATTTKHPRHRPGCSCIVCIQPPSGKGKHKPTCTCNVCMTVKRRFKTMMINKKKRQSEREAEIACRSQHTWAPRDEAEVDSTSRLVSSHVDPSDNEARSANESESKSQSKLAETGKGILDLNSHPGREGDLQAGPDHVSMMSLVQVATLPLETYLKHNGITSLISEQQESSTSHVPPQVANETDEQLDDNHRLERETGGEERPDQIQDDPL; translated from the exons ATGGAGCGGCGGACTTGCATGAACGCAGCTTGCGGGACCTCGACGTCGATCGAGTGGAAGAGAGGTTGGGCTTTGCGATCTGGCGGATTCGCCAATCTCTGCATCAAGTGCTG GTCTGTGTATGAGCAATCGATTTATTGTGATGTATACCACTCAGAGGAATCTGGTTGGAGGGAATGCGGAGTATGTGGCAAG CATCTACATTGTGGATGCATTGCTTCCACGTTACTGCTCGATCTTCTTGACGGTGGTGGTGTGAAGTGCATAAAATGTGCAAAGGATTCGGGACCTCACCCT ATTTCAAGTGATGAAAAGCCTGATGGTCTTGGAACATCCAAAATCAGTGAACCGCAGTCAAATATTACAGCCAATCAATTGGATGGACGTGATGTTGAAAAGTTGAAGCTTGTGCAGTTGGGAAATAATAAAGATTCTAATGGACTTATGAACTTGCTTCAACTTCGGAACAACAACACAAATGGGCTAATGCTCAAATTGAAACATGATGATGTTCCACCTCCTGGGGGTGAAATTGGAGGCgcatgtttttcaaattttaatcagGCACCCCATGGATCTTCTGACGCTTCCAAAGCAGAAGTTTTCAAGGCAAACTTAGGGATAAATAATTTATATGAATCACTTCCGCATACAAATTTGAGTATGACCCTCGGTTCACCTTTGGGAAAAGCAAATCCTTTTCCTAGTGCCATTGTTGATGAAAGGGAACACAGCAAGACATCCTCTCCACTCCCACTAGGAGTTAGGCCTCAACATCTTTTTCCAAAGCCCCCAAAATTGGCCCTTTCCACAGGTTTGGAGGAAAAATCTACAATGGTTTCACATGTACGTGTGGCAAGGCCACCTGCCGAAGGACGGGGACGGAATCAGCTACTTCCCCGCTATTGGCCCAGGATTACAGACCAGGAATTACAGCAAATATCTGGAGA ttcaaattccacAATTGTTCCCTTGTTTGAAAAGATGCTAAGTGCCAGTGATGCTGGTCGAATTGGTCGTTTGGTGCTTCCTAAAGCTTGTGCTGAG GCATATTTTCCTCCCATCTCTCAACCAGAGGGGCTTCCGTTAAGGATTCAAGATGTGAAGGGAAAAGAATGGATGTTTCAGTTCAGATTCTGGCCGAATAACAACAGTAGGATGTATGTTTTGGAGGGTGTAACCCCCTGCATACAGTCCATGCAGTTGCAGGCTGGAGATACTG TGACTTTTAGTCGTATGGATCCTGAAGGAAAACTAATTATGGGGTTTCGGAAAGCATCGAATACTGTTGCAATGCAG TCATTTAAGGGAAGCATGGATCCCCATCTAAATGCACTGTCGAAACACTTGACTACATCTAGTGGTGATATTAGCTGGAATAAAACTGAGAAGCAGGAAGGGAGGACAAGGGAGGGATTGCTGCTGCCGTCATTAGTTCCTGAGAGGAAAAGAACTAGAAATATAGGGTCCAAGAGTAAGAGGTTGCTCATTGATAACCAAGATGCTCTAGAGCTGAAGCTTACTTGGGAAGAGGCTCAGGATTTGCTTCGTCCACCTCCAGCTTCCAAGCCAAGCACTGTCGTGATTGAAGATCTTGAGTTTGAAGAATATGAA GAACCTCCAGTGTTTGGAAAGAGGAGTATTTTCACAGTCCGGTCAACTGG GGAACAAGAGCAATGGGTACAGTGTGATAGTTGCTCTAAATGGCGAAGATTGCCAGCTGATGCACTACTTTCATCTAAGTGGATATGTGCAGACAATGCTTGGGATCGAAGCAG GTCTTCGTGCTCTATGCCAGATGAATTGAGCCCAAGGGAACTGGAAAATTTTCTGAGAATGAGTAAAG aattgaagaaaaggagaatagcGGCAGACCCTAGGCCAACCCCGGAGCATGAAGCTTCTGGCCTTGATGCTTTGGCCAATGCCGCAATCCTCGGAGACAGTGTGGCTGATCCAGAAGCTGCATTAGTTGCTACAACAACAAAACATCCCAGGCATCGTCCTGGCTGCTCATGCATTGTGTGCATTCAGCCCCCAAGTGGAAAGGGCAAACATAAGCCTACATGCACGTGCAACGTGTGCATGACAGTCAAACGCCGTTTTAAAACCATGATGATCAACAAGAAGAAACGTCAGTCGGAGCGGGAAGCAGAGATTGCATGCAGAAGCCAGCACACATGGGCCCCTAGGGATGAAGCAGAAGTAGACAGCACTTCTAGGCTTGTATCGTCGCACGTTGATCCTTCAGATAACGAGGCCAGGTCTGCAAATGAATCAGAATCCAAGAGCCAAAGCAAATTGGCTGAAACCGGGAAGGGAATTTTAGACTTGAATTCCCATCCGGGCCGAGAAGGAGACTTGCAAGCAGGGCCAGACCATGTGAGTATGATGTCCCTTGTACAGGTTGCAACCCTTCCTCTTGAGACATATTTGAAACACAATGGTATTACCAGCTTGATATCTGAGCAACAGGAAAGTTCGACGTCACATGTTCCGCCACAAGTCGCTAATGAGACCGACGAACAACTTGACGATAATCACCGTCTGGAGCGAGAAACCGGGGGTGAAGAAAGGCCGGATCAAATCCAAGATGACCCTCTATGA
- the ABI3L3 gene encoding B3 domain-containing transcription repressor VAL2-like isoform X1: MERRTCMNAACGTSTSIEWKRGWALRSGGFANLCIKCWSVYEQSIYCDVYHSEESGWRECGVCGKHLHCGCIASTLLLDLLDGGGVKCIKCAKDSGPHPISSDEKPDGLGTSKISEPQSNITANQLDGRDVEKLKLVQLGNNKDSNGLMNLLQLRNNNTNGLMLKLKHDDVPPPGGEIGGACFSNFNQAPHGSSDASKAEVFKANLGINNLYESLPHTNLSMTLGSPLGKANPFPSAIVDEREHSKTSSPLPLGVRPQHLFPKPPKLALSTGLEEKSTMVSHVRVARPPAEGRGRNQLLPRYWPRITDQELQQISGDSNSTIVPLFEKMLSASDAGRIGRLVLPKACAEAYFPPISQPEGLPLRIQDVKGKEWMFQFRFWPNNNSRMYVLEGVTPCIQSMQLQAGDTVTFSRMDPEGKLIMGFRKASNTVAMQDSHLTAIQNGPHSSETLFSGVFENLPVISGYPGLLQSFKGSMDPHLNALSKHLTTSSGDISWNKTEKQEGRTREGLLLPSLVPERKRTRNIGSKSKRLLIDNQDALELKLTWEEAQDLLRPPPASKPSTVVIEDLEFEEYEEPPVFGKRSIFTVRSTGEQEQWVQCDSCSKWRRLPADALLSSKWICADNAWDRSRSSCSMPDELSPRELENFLRMSKELKKRRIAADPRPTPEHEASGLDALANAAILGDSVADPEAALVATTTKHPRHRPGCSCIVCIQPPSGKGKHKPTCTCNVCMTVKRRFKTMMINKKKRQSEREAEIACRSQHTWAPRDEAEVDSTSRLVSSHVDPSDNEARSANESESKSQSKLAETGKGILDLNSHPGREGDLQAGPDHVSMMSLVQVATLPLETYLKHNGITSLISEQQESSTSHVPPQVANETDEQLDDNHRLERETGGEERPDQIQDDPL; encoded by the exons ATGGAGCGGCGGACTTGCATGAACGCAGCTTGCGGGACCTCGACGTCGATCGAGTGGAAGAGAGGTTGGGCTTTGCGATCTGGCGGATTCGCCAATCTCTGCATCAAGTGCTG GTCTGTGTATGAGCAATCGATTTATTGTGATGTATACCACTCAGAGGAATCTGGTTGGAGGGAATGCGGAGTATGTGGCAAG CATCTACATTGTGGATGCATTGCTTCCACGTTACTGCTCGATCTTCTTGACGGTGGTGGTGTGAAGTGCATAAAATGTGCAAAGGATTCGGGACCTCACCCT ATTTCAAGTGATGAAAAGCCTGATGGTCTTGGAACATCCAAAATCAGTGAACCGCAGTCAAATATTACAGCCAATCAATTGGATGGACGTGATGTTGAAAAGTTGAAGCTTGTGCAGTTGGGAAATAATAAAGATTCTAATGGACTTATGAACTTGCTTCAACTTCGGAACAACAACACAAATGGGCTAATGCTCAAATTGAAACATGATGATGTTCCACCTCCTGGGGGTGAAATTGGAGGCgcatgtttttcaaattttaatcagGCACCCCATGGATCTTCTGACGCTTCCAAAGCAGAAGTTTTCAAGGCAAACTTAGGGATAAATAATTTATATGAATCACTTCCGCATACAAATTTGAGTATGACCCTCGGTTCACCTTTGGGAAAAGCAAATCCTTTTCCTAGTGCCATTGTTGATGAAAGGGAACACAGCAAGACATCCTCTCCACTCCCACTAGGAGTTAGGCCTCAACATCTTTTTCCAAAGCCCCCAAAATTGGCCCTTTCCACAGGTTTGGAGGAAAAATCTACAATGGTTTCACATGTACGTGTGGCAAGGCCACCTGCCGAAGGACGGGGACGGAATCAGCTACTTCCCCGCTATTGGCCCAGGATTACAGACCAGGAATTACAGCAAATATCTGGAGA ttcaaattccacAATTGTTCCCTTGTTTGAAAAGATGCTAAGTGCCAGTGATGCTGGTCGAATTGGTCGTTTGGTGCTTCCTAAAGCTTGTGCTGAG GCATATTTTCCTCCCATCTCTCAACCAGAGGGGCTTCCGTTAAGGATTCAAGATGTGAAGGGAAAAGAATGGATGTTTCAGTTCAGATTCTGGCCGAATAACAACAGTAGGATGTATGTTTTGGAGGGTGTAACCCCCTGCATACAGTCCATGCAGTTGCAGGCTGGAGATACTG TGACTTTTAGTCGTATGGATCCTGAAGGAAAACTAATTATGGGGTTTCGGAAAGCATCGAATACTGTTGCAATGCAG GATTCCCATCTTACTGCCATTCAGAATGGCCCTCACTCAAGTGAAACTTTGTTTTCGGGTGTTTTTGAGAACCTTCCTGTAATAAGTGGTTACCCTGGCCTTCTTCAGTCATTTAAGGGAAGCATGGATCCCCATCTAAATGCACTGTCGAAACACTTGACTACATCTAGTGGTGATATTAGCTGGAATAAAACTGAGAAGCAGGAAGGGAGGACAAGGGAGGGATTGCTGCTGCCGTCATTAGTTCCTGAGAGGAAAAGAACTAGAAATATAGGGTCCAAGAGTAAGAGGTTGCTCATTGATAACCAAGATGCTCTAGAGCTGAAGCTTACTTGGGAAGAGGCTCAGGATTTGCTTCGTCCACCTCCAGCTTCCAAGCCAAGCACTGTCGTGATTGAAGATCTTGAGTTTGAAGAATATGAA GAACCTCCAGTGTTTGGAAAGAGGAGTATTTTCACAGTCCGGTCAACTGG GGAACAAGAGCAATGGGTACAGTGTGATAGTTGCTCTAAATGGCGAAGATTGCCAGCTGATGCACTACTTTCATCTAAGTGGATATGTGCAGACAATGCTTGGGATCGAAGCAG GTCTTCGTGCTCTATGCCAGATGAATTGAGCCCAAGGGAACTGGAAAATTTTCTGAGAATGAGTAAAG aattgaagaaaaggagaatagcGGCAGACCCTAGGCCAACCCCGGAGCATGAAGCTTCTGGCCTTGATGCTTTGGCCAATGCCGCAATCCTCGGAGACAGTGTGGCTGATCCAGAAGCTGCATTAGTTGCTACAACAACAAAACATCCCAGGCATCGTCCTGGCTGCTCATGCATTGTGTGCATTCAGCCCCCAAGTGGAAAGGGCAAACATAAGCCTACATGCACGTGCAACGTGTGCATGACAGTCAAACGCCGTTTTAAAACCATGATGATCAACAAGAAGAAACGTCAGTCGGAGCGGGAAGCAGAGATTGCATGCAGAAGCCAGCACACATGGGCCCCTAGGGATGAAGCAGAAGTAGACAGCACTTCTAGGCTTGTATCGTCGCACGTTGATCCTTCAGATAACGAGGCCAGGTCTGCAAATGAATCAGAATCCAAGAGCCAAAGCAAATTGGCTGAAACCGGGAAGGGAATTTTAGACTTGAATTCCCATCCGGGCCGAGAAGGAGACTTGCAAGCAGGGCCAGACCATGTGAGTATGATGTCCCTTGTACAGGTTGCAACCCTTCCTCTTGAGACATATTTGAAACACAATGGTATTACCAGCTTGATATCTGAGCAACAGGAAAGTTCGACGTCACATGTTCCGCCACAAGTCGCTAATGAGACCGACGAACAACTTGACGATAATCACCGTCTGGAGCGAGAAACCGGGGGTGAAGAAAGGCCGGATCAAATCCAAGATGACCCTCTATGA
- the ABI3L3 gene encoding B3 domain-containing transcription repressor VAL2-like (The RefSeq protein has 3 substitutions compared to this genomic sequence), giving the protein MERRTCMNAACGTSTSIEWKRGWALRSGGFANLCIKCWSVYEQSIYCDVYHSEESGWRECGVCGKHLHCGCIASTLLLDLLDGGGVKCIKCAKDSGPHPISSDEKPDGLGTSKISEPQSNITDNQLDGRDVEKLKLVQLGNNKDSNGLMNLLQLRNDNTNGLMLKLKHDDVPPPGGEIGGACFSNFNQAPHGSSEASKAEVFKANLGINNLYESLPHTNLSMTLGSPLGKANPFPSAIVDEREHSKTSSPLPLGVRPQHLFPKPPKLALSTGLEEKSTMVSHVRVARPPAEGRGRNQLLPRYWPRITDQELQQISGDSNSTIVPLFEKMLSASDAGRIGRLVLPKACAEAYFPPISQPEGLPLRIQDVKGKEWMFQFRFWPNNNSRMYVLEGVTPCIQSMQLQAGDTVTFSRMDPEGKLIMGFRKASNTVAMQDSHLTAIQNGPHSSETLFSGVFENLPVISGYPGLLQSFKGSMDPHLNALSKHLTTSSGDISWNKTEKQEGRTREGLLLPSLVPERKRTRNIGSKSKRLLIDNQDALELKLTWEEAQDLLRPPPASKPSTVVIEDLEFEEYEEPPVFGKRSIFTVRSTGEQEQWVQCDSCSKWRRLPADALLSSKWICADNAWDRSRSSCSMPDELSPRELENFLRMSKELKKRRIAADPRPTPEHEASGLDALANAAILGDSVADPEAALVATTTKHPRHRPGCSCIVCIQPPSGKGKHKPTCTCNVCMTVKRRFKTMMINKKKRQSEREAEIACRSQHTWAPRDEAEVDSTSRLVSSHVDPSDNEARSANESESKSQSKLAETGKGILDLNSHPGREGDLQAGPDHVSMMSLVQVATLPLETYLKHNGITSLISEQQESSTSHVPPQVANETDEQLDDNHRLERETGGEERPDQIQDDPL; this is encoded by the exons ATGGAGCGGCGGACTTGCATGAACGCAGCTTGCGGGACCTCGACGTCGATCGAGTGGAAGAGAGGTTGGGCTTTGCGATCTGGCGGATTCGCCAATCTCTGCATCAAGTGCTG GTCTGTGTATGAGCAATCGATTTATTGTGATGTATACCACTCAGAGGAATCTGGTTGGAGGGAATGCGGAGTATGTGGCAAG CATCTACATTGTGGATGCATTGCTTCCACGTTACTGCTCGATCTTCTTGACGGTGGTGGTGTGAAGTGCATAAAATGTGCAAAGGATTCGGGACCTCACCCT ATTTCAAGTGATGAAAAGCCTGATGGTCTTGGAACATCCAAAATCAGTGAACCGCAGTCAAATATTACAGCCAATCAATTGGATGGACGTGATGTTGAAAAGTTGAAGCTTGTGCAGTTGGGAAATAATAAAGATTCTAATGGACTTATGAACTTGCTTCAACTTCGGAACAACAACACAAATGGGCTAATGCTCAAATTGAAACATGATGATGTTCCACCTCCTGGGGGTGAAATTGGAGGCgcatgtttttcaaattttaatcagGCACCCCATGGATCTTCTGACGCTTCCAAAGCAGAAGTTTTCAAGGCAAACTTAGGGATAAATAATTTATATGAATCACTTCCGCATACAAATTTGAGTATGACCCTCGGTTCACCTTTGGGAAAAGCAAATCCTTTTCCTAGTGCCATTGTTGATGAAAGGGAACACAGCAAGACATCCTCTCCACTCCCACTAGGAGTTAGGCCTCAACATCTTTTTCCAAAGCCCCCAAAATTGGCCCTTTCCACAGGTTTGGAGGAAAAATCTACAATGGTTTCACATGTACGTGTGGCAAGGCCACCTGCCGAAGGACGGGGACGGAATCAGCTACTTCCCCGCTATTGGCCCAGGATTACAGACCAGGAATTACAGCAAATATCTGGAGA ttcaaattccacAATTGTTCCCTTGTTTGAAAAGATGCTAAGTGCCAGTGATGCTGGTCGAATTGGTCGTTTGGTGCTTCCTAAAGCTTGTGCTGAG GCATATTTTCCTCCCATCTCTCAACCAGAGGGGCTTCCGTTAAGGATTCAAGATGTGAAGGGAAAAGAATGGATGTTTCAGTTCAGATTCTGGCCGAATAACAACAGTAGGATGTATGTTTTGGAGGGTGTAACCCCCTGCATACAGTCCATGCAGTTGCAGGCTGGAGATACTG TGACTTTTAGTCGTATGGATCCTGAAGGAAAACTAATTATGGGGTTTCGGAAAGCATCGAATACTGTTGCAATGCAG GATTCCCATCTTACTGCCATTCAGAATGGCCCTCACTCAAGTGAAACTTTGTTTTCGGGTGTTTTTGAGAACCTTCCTGTAATAAGTGGTTACCCTGGCCTTCTTCAGTCATTTAAGGGAAGCATGGATCCCCATCTAAATGCACTGTCGAAACACTTGACTACATCTAGTGGTGATATTAGCTGGAATAAAACTGAGAAGCAGGAAGGGAGGACAAGGGAGGGATTGCTGCTGCCGTCATTAGTTCCTGAGAGGAAAAGAACTAGAAATATAGGGTCCAAGAGTAAGAGGTTGCTCATTGATAACCAAGATGCTCTAGAGCTGAAGCTTACTTGGGAAGAGGCTCAGGATTTGCTTCGTCCACCTCCAGCTTCCAAGCCAAGCACTGTCGTGATTGAAGATCTTGAGTTTGAAGAATATGAA GAACCTCCAGTGTTTGGAAAGAGGAGTATTTTCACAGTCCGGTCAACTGG GGAACAAGAGCAATGGGTACAGTGTGATAGTTGCTCTAAATGGCGAAGATTGCCAGCTGATGCACTACTTTCATCTAAGTGGATATGTGCAGACAATGCTTGGGATCGAAGCAG GTCTTCGTGCTCTATGCCAGATGAATTGAGCCCAAGGGAACTGGAAAATTTTCTGAGAATGAGTAAAG aattgaagaaaaggagaatagcGGCAGACCCTAGGCCAACCCCGGAGCATGAAGCTTCTGGCCTTGATGCTTTGGCCAATGCCGCAATCCTCGGAGACAGTGTGGCTGATCCAGAAGCTGCATTAGTTGCTACAACAACAAAACATCCCAGGCATCGTCCTGGCTGCTCATGCATTGTGTGCATTCAGCCCCCAAGTGGAAAGGGCAAACATAAGCCTACATGCACGTGCAACGTGTGCATGACAGTCAAACGCCGTTTTAAAACCATGATGATCAACAAGAAGAAACGTCAGTCGGAGCGGGAAGCAGAGATTGCATGCAGAAGCCAGCACACATGGGCCCCTAGGGATGAAGCAGAAGTAGACAGCACTTCTAGGCTTGTATCGTCGCACGTTGATCCTTCAGATAACGAGGCCAGGTCTGCAAATGAATCAGAATCCAAGAGCCAAAGCAAATTGGCTGAAACCGGGAAGGGAATTTTAGACTTGAATTCCCATCCGGGCCGAGAAGGAGACTTGCAAGCAGGGCCAGACCATGTGAGTATGATGTCCCTTGTACAGGTTGCAACCCTTCCTCTTGAGACATATTTGAAACACAATGGTATTACCAGCTTGATATCTGAGCAACAGGAAAGTTCGACGTCACATGTTCCGCCACAAGTCGCTAATGAGACCGACGAACAACTTGACGATAATCACCGTCTGGAGCGAGAAACCGGGGGTGAAGAAAGGCCGGATCAAATCCAAGATGACCCTCTATGA
- the ABI3L3 gene encoding B3 domain-containing transcription repressor VAL2-like isoform X2 — translation MERRTCMNAACGTSTSIEWKRGWALRSGGFANLCIKCWSVYEQSIYCDVYHSEESGWRECGVCGKHLHCGCIASTLLLDLLDGGGVKCIKCAKDSGPHPISSDEKPDGLGTSKISEPQSNITANQLDGRDVEKLKLVQLGNNKDSNGLMNLLQLRNNNTNGLMLKLKHDDVPPPGGEIGGACFSNFNQAPHGSSDASKAEVFKANLGINNLYESLPHTNLSMTLGSPLGKANPFPSAIVDEREHSKTSSPLPLGVRPQHLFPKPPKLALSTGLEEKSTMVSHVRVARPPAEGRGRNQLLPRYWPRITDQELQQISGDSNSTIVPLFEKMLSASDAGRIGRLVLPKACAEAYFPPISQPEGLPLRIQDVKGKEWMFQFRFWPNNNSRMYVLEGVTPCIQSMQLQAGDTVTFSRMDPEGKLIMGFRKASNTVAMQNGPHSSETLFSGVFENLPVISGYPGLLQSFKGSMDPHLNALSKHLTTSSGDISWNKTEKQEGRTREGLLLPSLVPERKRTRNIGSKSKRLLIDNQDALELKLTWEEAQDLLRPPPASKPSTVVIEDLEFEEYEEPPVFGKRSIFTVRSTGEQEQWVQCDSCSKWRRLPADALLSSKWICADNAWDRSRSSCSMPDELSPRELENFLRMSKELKKRRIAADPRPTPEHEASGLDALANAAILGDSVADPEAALVATTTKHPRHRPGCSCIVCIQPPSGKGKHKPTCTCNVCMTVKRRFKTMMINKKKRQSEREAEIACRSQHTWAPRDEAEVDSTSRLVSSHVDPSDNEARSANESESKSQSKLAETGKGILDLNSHPGREGDLQAGPDHVSMMSLVQVATLPLETYLKHNGITSLISEQQESSTSHVPPQVANETDEQLDDNHRLERETGGEERPDQIQDDPL, via the exons ATGGAGCGGCGGACTTGCATGAACGCAGCTTGCGGGACCTCGACGTCGATCGAGTGGAAGAGAGGTTGGGCTTTGCGATCTGGCGGATTCGCCAATCTCTGCATCAAGTGCTG GTCTGTGTATGAGCAATCGATTTATTGTGATGTATACCACTCAGAGGAATCTGGTTGGAGGGAATGCGGAGTATGTGGCAAG CATCTACATTGTGGATGCATTGCTTCCACGTTACTGCTCGATCTTCTTGACGGTGGTGGTGTGAAGTGCATAAAATGTGCAAAGGATTCGGGACCTCACCCT ATTTCAAGTGATGAAAAGCCTGATGGTCTTGGAACATCCAAAATCAGTGAACCGCAGTCAAATATTACAGCCAATCAATTGGATGGACGTGATGTTGAAAAGTTGAAGCTTGTGCAGTTGGGAAATAATAAAGATTCTAATGGACTTATGAACTTGCTTCAACTTCGGAACAACAACACAAATGGGCTAATGCTCAAATTGAAACATGATGATGTTCCACCTCCTGGGGGTGAAATTGGAGGCgcatgtttttcaaattttaatcagGCACCCCATGGATCTTCTGACGCTTCCAAAGCAGAAGTTTTCAAGGCAAACTTAGGGATAAATAATTTATATGAATCACTTCCGCATACAAATTTGAGTATGACCCTCGGTTCACCTTTGGGAAAAGCAAATCCTTTTCCTAGTGCCATTGTTGATGAAAGGGAACACAGCAAGACATCCTCTCCACTCCCACTAGGAGTTAGGCCTCAACATCTTTTTCCAAAGCCCCCAAAATTGGCCCTTTCCACAGGTTTGGAGGAAAAATCTACAATGGTTTCACATGTACGTGTGGCAAGGCCACCTGCCGAAGGACGGGGACGGAATCAGCTACTTCCCCGCTATTGGCCCAGGATTACAGACCAGGAATTACAGCAAATATCTGGAGA ttcaaattccacAATTGTTCCCTTGTTTGAAAAGATGCTAAGTGCCAGTGATGCTGGTCGAATTGGTCGTTTGGTGCTTCCTAAAGCTTGTGCTGAG GCATATTTTCCTCCCATCTCTCAACCAGAGGGGCTTCCGTTAAGGATTCAAGATGTGAAGGGAAAAGAATGGATGTTTCAGTTCAGATTCTGGCCGAATAACAACAGTAGGATGTATGTTTTGGAGGGTGTAACCCCCTGCATACAGTCCATGCAGTTGCAGGCTGGAGATACTG TGACTTTTAGTCGTATGGATCCTGAAGGAAAACTAATTATGGGGTTTCGGAAAGCATCGAATACTGTTGCAATGCAG AATGGCCCTCACTCAAGTGAAACTTTGTTTTCGGGTGTTTTTGAGAACCTTCCTGTAATAAGTGGTTACCCTGGCCTTCTTCAGTCATTTAAGGGAAGCATGGATCCCCATCTAAATGCACTGTCGAAACACTTGACTACATCTAGTGGTGATATTAGCTGGAATAAAACTGAGAAGCAGGAAGGGAGGACAAGGGAGGGATTGCTGCTGCCGTCATTAGTTCCTGAGAGGAAAAGAACTAGAAATATAGGGTCCAAGAGTAAGAGGTTGCTCATTGATAACCAAGATGCTCTAGAGCTGAAGCTTACTTGGGAAGAGGCTCAGGATTTGCTTCGTCCACCTCCAGCTTCCAAGCCAAGCACTGTCGTGATTGAAGATCTTGAGTTTGAAGAATATGAA GAACCTCCAGTGTTTGGAAAGAGGAGTATTTTCACAGTCCGGTCAACTGG GGAACAAGAGCAATGGGTACAGTGTGATAGTTGCTCTAAATGGCGAAGATTGCCAGCTGATGCACTACTTTCATCTAAGTGGATATGTGCAGACAATGCTTGGGATCGAAGCAG GTCTTCGTGCTCTATGCCAGATGAATTGAGCCCAAGGGAACTGGAAAATTTTCTGAGAATGAGTAAAG aattgaagaaaaggagaatagcGGCAGACCCTAGGCCAACCCCGGAGCATGAAGCTTCTGGCCTTGATGCTTTGGCCAATGCCGCAATCCTCGGAGACAGTGTGGCTGATCCAGAAGCTGCATTAGTTGCTACAACAACAAAACATCCCAGGCATCGTCCTGGCTGCTCATGCATTGTGTGCATTCAGCCCCCAAGTGGAAAGGGCAAACATAAGCCTACATGCACGTGCAACGTGTGCATGACAGTCAAACGCCGTTTTAAAACCATGATGATCAACAAGAAGAAACGTCAGTCGGAGCGGGAAGCAGAGATTGCATGCAGAAGCCAGCACACATGGGCCCCTAGGGATGAAGCAGAAGTAGACAGCACTTCTAGGCTTGTATCGTCGCACGTTGATCCTTCAGATAACGAGGCCAGGTCTGCAAATGAATCAGAATCCAAGAGCCAAAGCAAATTGGCTGAAACCGGGAAGGGAATTTTAGACTTGAATTCCCATCCGGGCCGAGAAGGAGACTTGCAAGCAGGGCCAGACCATGTGAGTATGATGTCCCTTGTACAGGTTGCAACCCTTCCTCTTGAGACATATTTGAAACACAATGGTATTACCAGCTTGATATCTGAGCAACAGGAAAGTTCGACGTCACATGTTCCGCCACAAGTCGCTAATGAGACCGACGAACAACTTGACGATAATCACCGTCTGGAGCGAGAAACCGGGGGTGAAGAAAGGCCGGATCAAATCCAAGATGACCCTCTATGA